DNA sequence from the Desulfomicrobium macestii genome:
GTCCCAGAAACGCGGAATGAGTCGGGCTACCGTGGTCTTGCCCGCGCCGCTCGGTCCGACCAGAGCCGTGATGGATCCTGCGGGGACGTGAAAGCTGACACCATCCAGGGCATTGTCAGCCCGCCCCTCGTAAGCGAATCGGACCTGCTCAAAGGATACGGACGCGTCGCGCGGTTTCCGGCGGCCCATGGACACAGGCAGCATGGGCACGGCCTGCAGTTCCTGGATGCGCAGGGCGCTGGCGCTGGCCTTGCGGATGAAATGGTTGATCCACATGAGCGGCATGAGCGATTCGGCCATGCCCGTGCCCAGGAGCAGGGCCGCGGCCCAGTCGGGAAAGTCGAGGCTGCCGCCCGTGAAGAGCAACATGCCGCCCAGAGTCAGGGCCAACAGGGTCGGCAGAGGACCGAGGATGAGGATGCTGATCTTGGCGCTGACCGCCGAAACCTCCAGCCATTTGGCCAGGACGTCCCGGAATCCGTCCAGGGCCTTCTGGTAGCGCCCGAAAGACGTAGCGCCGTCGTCAAAGGTCCGGACCACGGGCATGGCCTGGACAAATTCGATGACCGCGTTGTTGATGCGTTCGCGCTCGTCGTCGTAGCGGCGCTGTAGTTCCACGTGGTCGCGCATGGCCAGACGCATGGTCAGAATTCCGAGCCCCAGGAGCCCAAGGGCCAGCAGGGCCAGGCGCCAGTCTATGAAGAGCATCAGGGCCAATGTGGCCAGGGGAGTGGCCACGCAGCGGCCGATCATGGGGGTGGTGTCGGCCACAAAGGCGTGCAGACTTTTGACGTCATCCTGCATGACCTTGGTCAGGGCTCCGGTCCCGATCTGGAGCAGATAGCCCAGAGGTACGCGAGCCATTCGTTCGGCCAGGTCTGTTCGCAGGATGGTTTCCAGGTGAAAGGCAGCCATGTGAGATAGGGTAAAGGCCTGATTGCGCAGGAAGAAGCTGGCTCCAGTCAGCAGGACGGCCAGCACGGCCCATGACCAGGGCCTGGGATCAGGGCCGAGTAGCTGGGCGATGACCACGGCCAGCACGGCTACTGCGGCCAGGCCGGACACTGCGCCCAGTGCGGCCAGGCCCATGGCTAGATGAATGCGTTGCTGCACCGGCCGCATCAGGGCCCAAATGCCGCGTTTGGGCGCGGGCTGGGCCGATTCGTAATGGCTGGCGCACGTGTCGCAGGTGGATGTGTTCATGCAGGACCTCCGGGAATTTGGTTCCAGGAGACCATGGAAGATCAGTGGCGGATTTTCCACCCCGGGAGGGAGAAAGAGTGCCGCGATCGGGAAAGAAGGGGCACCCCGTGCCCCTGACTTTTATGCTCTCGGCAGGTAGGAGGACGGCAGGCGGCCGTGGTGGCGTTTGAAGGCCGTGCTGAAATGGCTGGGGTTGGAGTAGCCCACGGCCAGGGCGGCCTGTAGAATGGAGGCCTGTCCTGATTCGATCAGTTCCAGGGCATTTTCCATTCGCAATGCACGCACGAATTCGCCGATGGACTGACCGGTACGGCGGCGGAATCCGGCCTTGAGATAGCATTCGTTCAGGCCCACGCGGCGGGCAAGAGTCGCTATGGTCGGCGGGTCAGACCACTCCGTCTTAAGGATGTCGACGGCGTCGTCGATGGCCGGATTCGCGCGGGGCATGGCCAGGGTCTGAAGCGGGTAATCGAAGGCCAGAAATTGGGTCAAGAGGTCCAGGGCCAATGATTCAAAATGCAGGCGTCCGCAGATCGTGTCTCGCTTCGAGGCCAGGATTCGGGCAGCGGCCTGGACCAGCGGGGCGGTTTGGTCGGCGCAGCGGGATAACGGATGCATGCCCAGGCCGCTCAGGTCGCAGGCGGAAGCGTTGCCGCGCAAAATCATTTCCAGGCTCCGGCTCATACCGCAGTGGGCGTCGCCTAGCCAGGCTTCGATCATGGGACGGGGTAATTCGATGGACAAGCCCCGGATGACGCGGTGCGATGGCTGGCTGTAGCGCAGGCACTCGGCAAAATTGCGGCACAACCAGAGTTCGCCGCCACGGATGGTTTCTCGTCGGTTAGTTTCCGGGATAATGACCTCGAATTCACCGGTCATCATGAGGTTGAAGCAGACGGTTTCCCTGGCTGTGTGATGGCCGCCTTCGATGGTTCGAAAGAGCTCGTAGTCGCACATGCCCACTCCCAGGCCCTGGTTGATCTGGAGCATCTCTGTCCAGCCGTTGCCGGTTTCGGAGGCCAGTTCCAGGCGCAGACGGGCAGCGTGAGGACCGGACGATGGAGGCGTTTCGATAAAAAAACCTTCTGAAAGATAGTAACGCCTGTAAAATTCCACGATGGATGGATTTGAATGAGAAGTCGTTCCTGCGCAAGGGTCAAGGTTGTACATGGGCAAACCTGCATTGGTTGGGGTATGACGGACTTTTTTGGACATTCACAGAGTTCGCGCTTGGCTGATCGTATCTGTTCGCTGGTCGGAATATGAGTGTCACACAAGTTAGATACTATGCGCAAAATTAGTCTTGTCTAACGTTCGCGGCCATAAAATTGCCGATGAAAGCCAGGGTTTGGCGTGGCCAGTCACTTGAGGCCCGGCAGGGCGAGCATGGTTGCGGTGAGGCGAGGTTGAGCTGCTTCGGCGTAAAAGAAAAGGCCCGCCCTTCGGATACCGAAGAACGGGCCAGGGAGGAGAAAAAGAGGCTAGGGCATGGGCTTGGCCTGGACCCAGATCACGGCGTCCTGGGACAGTTCCTTGTCCTTGTATTTGTCAACGGGGCCTGCCCCCAGGGCTGCAAATCCCCACCAGCCGGCCTTGGGCAGGGCGTAGACGAATACGCCGTTGGCGTCGGCCTTGATGGTCTGCACGGCCAGACTGTCATGCGGAGCTTCGATCGCGGCTTTTTCGCCGAATTTGTTGGCCTTCATGTCGGGCTCGTGGTTCAGGAATTCGACCTCGATCTCGGCAAAGGGCACGGGCTCGCCGCCGCCTTTGACGATGCCTCGGAATACGTTGCCGGCCCACAGGCCGTAGGGCTTGTCCAAGGGGACGATTTCGGCCGGCAGACCCAGTTCGGCGTCCCAATCCGTGGGCGCGCCGGCGGCGTTGACCACGACCTTGGTGAACTGCTGGATGTAGGCGTCTTCGTTGGCCTCGAAGTACGGGGCCGGAGTCAGGGCGAAGACCCAGTCGCCCATGCCGCGCAGGGCGTGGGACGTTTCAAAGGCCTTGCCTTCGTTGGTCAGGCTCTTCCAGGTGATGGGTTTCAGGGTGGAGGTCAGGTCCTTGGTCTCACCCTTGTGCAGTACCTCGAACTTCAGGGGCTGCTCCATGTCCATGGTGTGTCCGGCTTCAAAGGGGTGGGTAAAAACCATCTTCAGGGGCAGGTCACCGCCTTTCTCCAGTGCCGATTCCGGGGTGTAGACCATCTGAAAATGGGCCAGGGCCGGGGAAGCGAAGGCGAAGATGGCCAGCAAGGCAGATAGGACGAGGCTTTTCTTTTTCATGGTTACTCCTTGCGGGGATTAGTGGATTTGGGAACCGGGGATGACGATCTGATGCCCTTCACCGGCATCGAACTTGACACTGTAATCGCCGGCGGGCTTCTTGAATGTGAACTCCGAGGTTTCGCTCATCTTGCCGGATTCGATGGCGGCCTGGGCAGCGTCAAAAACCGTGATGCCCACGCCCGCAGCGGAGGAACCGTCCGAGAATCCGCCTTCGCAAGTCACGGTGCCGTCGCCATTATCCCAGCAGGA
Encoded proteins:
- a CDS encoding DUF4198 domain-containing protein yields the protein MKKKSLVLSALLAIFAFASPALAHFQMVYTPESALEKGGDLPLKMVFTHPFEAGHTMDMEQPLKFEVLHKGETKDLTSTLKPITWKSLTNEGKAFETSHALRGMGDWVFALTPAPYFEANEDAYIQQFTKVVVNAAGAPTDWDAELGLPAEIVPLDKPYGLWAGNVFRGIVKGGGEPVPFAEIEVEFLNHEPDMKANKFGEKAAIEAPHDSLAVQTIKADANGVFVYALPKAGWWGFAALGAGPVDKYKDKELSQDAVIWVQAKPMP
- a CDS encoding helix-turn-helix transcriptional regulator, whose protein sequence is MYNLDPCAGTTSHSNPSIVEFYRRYYLSEGFFIETPPSSGPHAARLRLELASETGNGWTEMLQINQGLGVGMCDYELFRTIEGGHHTARETVCFNLMMTGEFEVIIPETNRRETIRGGELWLCRNFAECLRYSQPSHRVIRGLSIELPRPMIEAWLGDAHCGMSRSLEMILRGNASACDLSGLGMHPLSRCADQTAPLVQAAARILASKRDTICGRLHFESLALDLLTQFLAFDYPLQTLAMPRANPAIDDAVDILKTEWSDPPTIATLARRVGLNECYLKAGFRRRTGQSIGEFVRALRMENALELIESGQASILQAALAVGYSNPSHFSTAFKRHHGRLPSSYLPRA
- a CDS encoding ABC transporter ATP-binding protein; amino-acid sequence: MNTSTCDTCASHYESAQPAPKRGIWALMRPVQQRIHLAMGLAALGAVSGLAAVAVLAVVIAQLLGPDPRPWSWAVLAVLLTGASFFLRNQAFTLSHMAAFHLETILRTDLAERMARVPLGYLLQIGTGALTKVMQDDVKSLHAFVADTTPMIGRCVATPLATLALMLFIDWRLALLALGLLGLGILTMRLAMRDHVELQRRYDDERERINNAVIEFVQAMPVVRTFDDGATSFGRYQKALDGFRDVLAKWLEVSAVSAKISILILGPLPTLLALTLGGMLLFTGGSLDFPDWAAALLLGTGMAESLMPLMWINHFIRKASASALRIQELQAVPMLPVSMGRRKPRDASVSFEQVRFAYEGRADNALDGVSFHVPAGSITALVGPSGAGKTTVARLIPRFWDVADGSVRIGDADVRDIRPEDLMRHVSFVFQDTFLFNDTIAANIRMGRPEATDTEVENATRAAQAHDFIAALPQGYHTLAGDRGVRLSGGQRQRITIARAILQNCPVVVLDEATAFADPENEAAIITALANLMRGRTVIIIAHRLSTIRDADQIVVLDRGQMVEQGRHDDLVTANGVYAGLWRSYEQAQGWTLGRNDTNRA